The following coding sequences are from one Tubulanus polymorphus chromosome 12, tnTubPoly1.2, whole genome shotgun sequence window:
- the LOC141914263 gene encoding vacuolar protein sorting-associated protein 72 homolog isoform X1, with protein MHQSVRIMSSNKDENSSGSGSDGEDYEEPNLAAQRDKRSTAGTKMARLLEAEDEDDFYKTTYGGFNEEEDDCEYASEESEADDVDSDFDIDETEVVVDTEEDVDRPKRRKRGAVTTKAYKEPAKKQPKMAPPALKKPKPVQTSASLQTIGKKSLRRTTENKSQQLVEREKDREHRMKMMKDIAARKNVTEVRRLTQDELLAEALITEQQNMKSLEEYTRLELEKKRSRVTKQVYRGPVIRYNSTTMPLIEQLPSNEPEINVDALSPTEPIKEIPFSTEQTTEQTQPGQTEKTKLPPTTAKCSRTFITFTDDKTFAEVFHHKKSRPPPRQYCPVTRLPAKYFDPITLTPYATAQAFKAIRDTYWQHVKSQNEKKTKQKQSSQPASPVTAAVS; from the exons a TGCACCAGTCAGTGAGAATAATGTCGTCTAATAAAGATGAGAACAGTAGCGGGAGCGGGAGTGATGGAGAGGATTATGAGGAACCGAATCTGGCGGCTCAGAGAGACAAACGTAGCACGGCCGGGACGAAGATGGCTCGACTTCTGGAGGCCGAGGATGAGGATGATTTCTACAAAACAACTTACGGTGGATTTAATGAG GAAGAAGATGATTGTGAGTACGCGTCTGAAGAATCAGAAGCAGACGACGTTGACTCGGATTTCGATATCGATGAAACGGAGGTCGTCGTGGATACGGAAGAGGACGTAGATCGTCCGAAACGACGGAAACGAGGCGCCGTGACGACCAAGGCTTATAAAGAACCGGCGAAAAAACAACCAAAAATGGCGCCACCTGCCTTGAAAAAACCTAAACCAGTTCAAACCAGCGCCAGTTTACAGACTATAG GTAAAAAGTCGTTACGTCGAACGACGGAAAATAAATCGCAACAATTGGTGGAACGAGAGAAAGATCGAGAACATcggatgaaaatgatgaaagatATCGCGGCGAGGAAGAACGTGACGGAAGTTCGACGGTTAACGCAGGACGAACTTCTCGCTGAGGCTCTTATTACTGAGCAACAAAACATGAAATCACTCG AGGAATATACACGATTGGAACTAGAGAAGAAACGTTCACGAGTAACGAAACAAGTTTATCGCGGCCCGGTCATCCGTTATAACTCAACAACAATGCCTCTAATCGAACAGTTACCTAGCAACGAACCGGAAATCAACGTCGACGCTTTAAGTCCTAC aGAACCGATAAAAGAGATTCCATTCTCTACCGAACAGACGACGGAGCAGACGCAGCCGGGACAAACGGAGAAAACAAAGTTACCTCCGACCACCGCAAAATGTTCTCGAACTTTTATCACATTTACCGATGACAAAACGTTCGCGGAAGTTTTCCATCACAAGAAATCTCGTCCCCCGCCGAGACAATACTGTCCGGTTACTAGGTTACCGGCGAAATATTTCGACCCGATTACGTTGACTCCTTACGCGACGGCGCAGGCTTTTAAAGCCATCAGAGACACCTACTGGCAACACGTGAAATcacaaaatgagaaaaaaactaaACAGAAACAATCATCGCAACCGGCATCCCCCGTTACAGCTGCTGTATCCTAG
- the LOC141914263 gene encoding vacuolar protein sorting-associated protein 72 homolog isoform X2 has translation MSSNKDENSSGSGSDGEDYEEPNLAAQRDKRSTAGTKMARLLEAEDEDDFYKTTYGGFNEEEDDCEYASEESEADDVDSDFDIDETEVVVDTEEDVDRPKRRKRGAVTTKAYKEPAKKQPKMAPPALKKPKPVQTSASLQTIGKKSLRRTTENKSQQLVEREKDREHRMKMMKDIAARKNVTEVRRLTQDELLAEALITEQQNMKSLEEYTRLELEKKRSRVTKQVYRGPVIRYNSTTMPLIEQLPSNEPEINVDALSPTEPIKEIPFSTEQTTEQTQPGQTEKTKLPPTTAKCSRTFITFTDDKTFAEVFHHKKSRPPPRQYCPVTRLPAKYFDPITLTPYATAQAFKAIRDTYWQHVKSQNEKKTKQKQSSQPASPVTAAVS, from the exons ATGTCGTCTAATAAAGATGAGAACAGTAGCGGGAGCGGGAGTGATGGAGAGGATTATGAGGAACCGAATCTGGCGGCTCAGAGAGACAAACGTAGCACGGCCGGGACGAAGATGGCTCGACTTCTGGAGGCCGAGGATGAGGATGATTTCTACAAAACAACTTACGGTGGATTTAATGAG GAAGAAGATGATTGTGAGTACGCGTCTGAAGAATCAGAAGCAGACGACGTTGACTCGGATTTCGATATCGATGAAACGGAGGTCGTCGTGGATACGGAAGAGGACGTAGATCGTCCGAAACGACGGAAACGAGGCGCCGTGACGACCAAGGCTTATAAAGAACCGGCGAAAAAACAACCAAAAATGGCGCCACCTGCCTTGAAAAAACCTAAACCAGTTCAAACCAGCGCCAGTTTACAGACTATAG GTAAAAAGTCGTTACGTCGAACGACGGAAAATAAATCGCAACAATTGGTGGAACGAGAGAAAGATCGAGAACATcggatgaaaatgatgaaagatATCGCGGCGAGGAAGAACGTGACGGAAGTTCGACGGTTAACGCAGGACGAACTTCTCGCTGAGGCTCTTATTACTGAGCAACAAAACATGAAATCACTCG AGGAATATACACGATTGGAACTAGAGAAGAAACGTTCACGAGTAACGAAACAAGTTTATCGCGGCCCGGTCATCCGTTATAACTCAACAACAATGCCTCTAATCGAACAGTTACCTAGCAACGAACCGGAAATCAACGTCGACGCTTTAAGTCCTAC aGAACCGATAAAAGAGATTCCATTCTCTACCGAACAGACGACGGAGCAGACGCAGCCGGGACAAACGGAGAAAACAAAGTTACCTCCGACCACCGCAAAATGTTCTCGAACTTTTATCACATTTACCGATGACAAAACGTTCGCGGAAGTTTTCCATCACAAGAAATCTCGTCCCCCGCCGAGACAATACTGTCCGGTTACTAGGTTACCGGCGAAATATTTCGACCCGATTACGTTGACTCCTTACGCGACGGCGCAGGCTTTTAAAGCCATCAGAGACACCTACTGGCAACACGTGAAATcacaaaatgagaaaaaaactaaACAGAAACAATCATCGCAACCGGCATCCCCCGTTACAGCTGCTGTATCCTAG
- the LOC141914262 gene encoding uncharacterized protein LOC141914262, which produces MKMEVQSNNGRTMRLPIATSTATDDIVAADCNDNMSASTTTTNPYSNQLLRPGRRWQRRVASKNPNYRRRYVLLVRSPQKQMMQQNEERDEASSSPVCHQHPVVPVTKSYSSTMEASTSSGYFYDDDFSSNYDAIDMETFQSENISSFFAVYGGGNGPRPDYGEDRANDMTLLRTKSETCLLNGYRDVELSMSEKMTSSQGGRSSGYDPTSSAEMSDLPELRDEQLYSPQSYHSAALFSSTHSAHSSRSAALFSSTHSTPRGATYLSTDSLDRTDLTTSLTTEENFKLDSCCAKKENYMLSFDRSPNKSTDGEFDEDEGEDEELWVNDDVVVEKFNTGNLVARELHSDSEGEFDQSEAAVQLHVSLKNYAINEKEPLLGDDNETVSDDETVACCSNRDDCCHDDSDMSAMAVDGESWSANDSGVRRRVAAVAEEWNGNVGGASDSEDEQTENDCESGLLDELQPNLNSSLESLTDSFAYESMEDCGCQKLMEERLTASDSVQVAPPCAHKLMYSYHDGLAQVSVERHSNKLLKRWNNVQNDLHSVSVTTDTLPSNDEQTAAAATTTDEQLMTFATVKTDSEDSSGSYSEGAEDRLMEEIQKAEERFLIAELEKMRGNLATIHCPEKSLLDMSFTEDRSTDDSLHHFEQIERRCMQPEVVATTTTLKQNVVGKSASDHDISASKTLTTWGQQVKKKPVPLTSWQKVTEMKEFLKKEESIYSESSSIKWKSAPSLMSSSCTTITQSLSENKENVPELRTFNGTATTDDKTNKRHSFTLYEIFRRAKSTDNDDTRCRLPSPLYQKWITSMMSHDGLLSRSGLTSSVASSRTMHRDSNTSSLTQSALLDVSTDTSTSSNTTTSCSYAINNLESRTPSPQKRSISSLASFTTYASAPPSGKICWKNVSSPDRNPVTDDCRNPAMVAEVSLMPFIRTNFSCEATTVKTKTGKQNESDGTISVSVTSQSSLNQSNTTDALLQSPLDIPLTNPFREEIIASLSPKNMSPSSSNGNLDKTDIDELDVGVTRNNRQISLNNTIDQSIQTSDSLKRGSQSQKSLQTSLHNDLNSNEPTAASEEETAAAASEEETAAASEQVVLRRPRGRDPDTEGAFYLSKRSKRLSMPTNLHPPKPESNLQRQRPLSSSFMYLNRNLPDLSFLNNDLMSSSSCSDTRGRKLVNGDIPTNRSRSASGRLENKNLATSPPDKPPRIDGTSVKVAPPRNRQIQSVGGNAVDSGSSIDSDTTTPQKTNLNRPLPTRTGTKKKVTNAQRNVNNNDSDGDGAVSDAGISSTGSSAMEISNDSSNHSSHHHQHHRYPPHHHHSYGAPCCPHHGYPPPQFIPYPVYYGSYENLTSAPYMYDYPPPPPPGHACNGRPVSAAARCRPSSWCSSEDVRNRDSQQQRSNKKPLKPCIKPSTRRNSTPPVCMAPPTGKPTCTDQVDNHMSHAYSDMDITASDDSSAPPSEWRENDHGIAHRSRSKSRRQRAEFGSCDDINQQCNYHRTRPNAFHYDDRSVAPYCQHTVPQFMVPYGFIPFMPCFHGNCCHGRKNKKSVKFAEEVRYHSPYSSPRTSPKKQPSTSKLLPPPPPLHHDNRCNNHEYTDDCHPSDTSEDSAFGSETPPQEFTVSPTRVLSYNFREEEVIDTELINKKSLVKELSHAVDVLVNYFNNGGANKEKLGRSSDSPDVGILVLKHLCPAVFNLISDGLKPKIHSFFGQFKNSVWKLIEESIDSGPSARRLSDIIQEVKHQIYLGNTLSKFNAFIFGLLNAKTLPYWMKMVHNQDRLLRKHFYGDAFMILTNNRGQHLFDEVMQIVKPLVSLPFQIECNFEYKLVRNASLSNKASEEDDSDSEEGQGVKLRPHRSEAECRMQNEGVEQIDRHNDIMRYVQHAREWIENGTQLSQSAMDYLGQKLQQEYAPHSVARQPSNNRWSLPPIETVYSLANFFSKSSSASPSNVSAPMGGGNMEGLAMYLAAIGQNSDIFPQNNDYSKLSNNTNTGGENVEKIVKNNQILNSELYGSDSSSTPVAEDFDTNTWLVKLARHLAEHDKTVYKEGVTEYRFDNNATAAAATTGKTPSLGAKTLSQPNISSTLPPGERLSDQKRWSIGENLINVFDKLLLDQQQQPTTTVTTPGGETEKQTTSAGNKLRSIPRMDESISAPKRYVQSLCYHVAGVTEQLSFNKNDIMLVLKELEDDWLFCCYGNKTGLVHRASVKDITETTAVNILHKQSVDIATVAASNDQQTGGTEASLLRELDGGQSEEDVMCEIIV; this is translated from the exons ATGAAGATGGAAGTTCAGTCCAACAATGGAAGAACGATGCGGTTGCCGATAGCGACGAGTACAGCGACCGATGATATTGTTGCCGCTGATTGCAACGATAACATGTCAgcgtcgacgacgacgacgaatccATATTCAAATCAG CTGTTGAGACCTGGTCGCCGGTGGCAACGACGCGTCGCGTCTAAAAATCCTAACTATAGGCGGCGCTACGTTCTATTG GTTCGGTCGCCGCAGAAACAGATGATGCAGCAGAACGAAGAGAGGGATGAAGCTAGCAGTAGCCCCGTATGCCACCAGCATCCGGTCGTCCCGGTAACGAAATCTTACTCTTCAACAATGGAAGCGTCGACGAGCAGCGGGTATTTCTATGACGACGATTTCTCGTCTAATTACGACGCGATCGACATGGAAACGTTTCAATCGGAGAATATATCGTCGTTCTTCGCGGTCTACGGAGGCGGGAACGGACCGCGACCGGACTACGGCGAGGACCGCGCCAACGATATGACGTTACTGAGGACGAAATCTGAGACGTGTTTATTGAACGGTTACCGCGACGTCGAGTTGAGTATGAGCGAGAAGATGACGAGTTCGCAGGGCGGTCGATCGAGCGGATACGACCCGACCAGCTCCGCCGAGATGTCTGATTTACCGGAGTTAAGAGACGAACAGCTTTATTCTCCCCAGTCGTACCACAGCGCGGCGCTGTTCTCATCTACTCACAGCGCGCACAGCTCTCGCAGCGCGGCGCTGTTCTCATCTACACACAGTACCCctcgtggcgccacctacctCTCAACCGATAGTCTCGACCGTACGGACTTGACGACGAGCTTGACGACCGAGGAGAATTTTAAGTTGGATTCTTGTTGCGCTAAGAAAGAGAATTACATGCTGTCGTTCGATCGGAGCCCGAATAAATCAACGGACGGTGAGTTTGACGAGGACGAGGGAGAGGATGAGGAATTATGGGTAAACGATGACGTCGTAGTCGAGAAGTTCAATACCGGTAACCTGGTCGCTAGGGAACTACATTCCGATTCCGAAGGAGAATTCGACCAATCAGAAGCTGCCGTTCAGTTACACGTGTCATTGAAGAATTACGCGATTAACGAGAAGGAACCGTTGCTAGGAGATGACAATGAAACCGTAAGCGACGATGAGACAGTCGCTTGTTGTAGTAACCGCGACGATTGTTGCCACGACGACTCGGATATGTCGGCGATGGCCGTGGACGGCGAGAGTTGGAGCGCGAACGACAGCGGAGTGAGACGTAGAGTGGCGGCGGTCGCCGAGGAGTGGAACGGTAACGTAGGTGGCGCCAGCGACTCGGAGGACGAGCAGACGGAGAACGACTGCGAATCGGGTTTACTCGACGAGTTACAACCGAATCTGAATTCATCGCTGGAAAGTTTAACGGATTCGTTCGCGTACGAGAGTATGGAGGATTGCGGCTGTCAGAAACTGATGGAGGAACGTCTGACCGCGTCCGATAGCGTACAAGTAGCGCCACCTTGTGCGCATAAACTGATGTATAGTTACCACGACGGTCTGGCTCAGGTCTCCGTCGAGCGTCATTCTAATAAACTACTCAAACGCTGGAACAACGTTCAAAACGATTTACACAGCGTCTCCGTGACTACGGATACGTTACCTAGCAACGACGAGCAGACGGCCGCCGCCGCGACGACGACGGACGAACAGCTGATGACGTTCGCGACGGTAAAAACAGATTCGGAGGATTCGTCGGGGAGTTATTCGGAGGGGGCCGAGGATCGATTGATGGAAGAGATACAGAAAGCCGAGGAACGTTTCCTCATCGCCGAACTAGAGAAAATGCGCGGTAACCTAGCGACGATTCATTGTCCGGAGAAATCGTTGTTAGACATGAGTTTCACTGAGGATCGAAGTACTGATGATTCTTTACATCACTTCGAACAGATCGAACGACGCTGTATGCAACCGGAGGTCGTCGCTACGACTACGACCTTGAAACAGAACGTGGTCGGTAAGAGTGCGTCGGATCACGACATCAGCGCGAGTAAAACTCTAACGACCTGGGGACAAcaggtgaagaaaaaaccggtTCCGCTGACCTCGTGGCAGAAAGTCACCGAAATGAAAGAGTTCTTGAAGAAAGAAGAATCGATTTATTCGGAGTCGTCTTCGATTAAATGGAAAAGTGCTCCGAGTTTAATGAGCAGCTCGTGTACGACTATAACTCAATCGCTATCCGAGAATAAAGAGAACGTTCCTGAGCTGAGAACGTTTAACGGAACCGCGACGACCGACGATAAAACTAATAAACGTCATTCGTTTACGCTATACGAGATATTCCGTCGAGCGAAATCGACTGATAACGACGACACCAGGTGTCGCCTGCCGTCTCCTCTATATCAGAAATGGATCACGTCGATGATGTCACATGACGGGTTACTATCGAGATCCGGTCTGACGTCGTCAGTCGCGAGTAGCCGCACGATGCATCGCGATTCAAATACCAGCTCGTTAACGCAGTCGGCATTGTTAGACGTATCCACGGATACCAGTACGAGCAGTAACACTACGACTAGTTGTAGCTACGCGATCAACAACCTCGAGTCGAGGACGCCCTCTCCGCAGAAACGTAGCATCTCCAGCCTCGCCAGTTTCACTACTTACGCCAGTGCGCCACCTAGTGGTAAGATATGTTGGAAGAATGTCAGTTCCCCGGATCGTAACCCGGTTACCGATGATTGTCGTAACCCGGCGATGGTTGCCGAGGTCTCTCTGATGCCGTTTATTCGAACAAACTTTTCGTGCGAAGCGACGACGGTTAAAACTAAAACGGGGAAACAAAACGAATCGGATGGAACGATATCGGTGTCGGTAACCAGTCAAAGTTCGCTTAACCAGTCCAATACAACAGACGCGTTACTACAGAGTCCGTTAGATATACCCCTAACGAACCCGTTTAGAGAGGAGATCATAGCTTCGTTATCGCCTAAAAACATGTCTCCCAGTTCATCGAACGGGAATCTCGATAAAACAGATATAGACGAGCTCGACGTCGGCGTAACTCGCAACAATAGACAAATCTCCCTTAACAACACGATCGACCAATCGATACAAACATCGGATTCGCTGAAACGAGGTTCACAATCGCAGAAATCATTACAGACATCGTTACATAACGATTTAAATAGCAATGAGCCGACTGCGGCGAGTGAGGAGGAGACTGCTGCTGCGGCGAGTGAGGAGGAGACTGCTGCGGCGAGTGAGCAGGTCGTATTGCGTCGACCACGCGGACGAGACCCCGATACCGAGGGCGCGTTCTATTTGTCTAAACGCAGTAAACGGCTGAGTATGCCGACAAATCTGCATCCACCGAAACCGGAATCTAATTTACAGAGACAGCGCCCTCTCAGTAGCAGTTTCATGTATCTGAACAGAAATCTGCCCGATTTGAGTTTCCTCAACAATGATCTGATGTCGTCGTCGAGTTGCTCGGATACGAGAGGTCGTAAGCTCGTCAACGGAGATATTCCAACCAATCGCAGCCGATCGGCGAGTGGACggttagaaaataaaaacctcGCGACGTCGCCTCCCGATAAACCTCCCAGAATCGACGGTACATCGGTGAaagtagcgccacctaggaACAGACAGATACAATCAGTCGGAGGTAACGCGGTCGACAGCGGGAGCAGTATCGACTCGGATACAACTACACCGCAGAAAACCAATCTCAACCGCCCTCTACCAACCAGAACCGGTACTAAGAAGAAAGTGACGAACGCACAACGTAACGTCAACAACAATGACAGTGACGGCGACGGAGCGGTTAGCGACGCAGGTATCAGTTCTACCGGTTCATCAGCGATGGAAATCAGTAACGATTCATCTAATCATTcttctcatcatcatcagcatcatAGATATcctcctcatcatcatcattcttACGGAGCTCCGTGTTGTCCCCATCACGGATATCCACCTCCTCAGTTTATACCATATCCCGTTTATTACGGTTCCTACGAGAATCTCACCAGCGCCCCCTATATGTATGATTATCCACCACCGCCGCCGCCGGGACACGCTTGTAACGGTCGTCCGGTATCGGCCGCAGCGAGGTGTCGTCCGTCGTCGTGGTGCAGTTCAGAGGACGTCCGTAATCGGGATTCGCAACAACAACGTTCGAACAAGAAGCCGTTAAAACCGTGTATTAAACCGAGTACGAGACGTAACAGTACACCGCCGGTGTGtatggcgccacctactggtAAACCTACATGTACCGACCAGGTCGATAATCACATGTCACACGCGTATTCCGATATGGATATCACGGCGTCCGACGACAGTTCAGCGCCCCCTAGCGAGTGGCGTGAAAACGATCACGGAATCGCTCATCGATCGCGCTCGAAATCTCGTCGTCAACGAGCTGAATTTGGGTCATGTGACGACATCAATCAACAATGTAATTATCACCGTACGCGACCAAACGCGTTTCACTACGACGACCGTAGCGTCGCCCCCTACTGTCAGCATACCGTACCGCAATTCATGGTTCCATATGGCTTCATACCATTTATGCCTTGTTTCCACGGTAACTGTTGCCACGGTCGTAAGAATAAGAAATCGGTGAAGTTTGCGGAGGAAGTTCGATATCATTCACCGTACAGCAGTCCGAGAACATCTCCTAAAAAACAACCATCGACCAGTAAATTACTGCCTCCTCCACCTCCGCTTCACCATGACAACCGCTGCAACAATCACG AATATACAGATGATTGTCACCCGTCAGATACCAGTGAGGATAGCGCGTTCGGTTCTGAAACTCCTCCACAGGAATTCACCGTGTCACCAACTAGAGTTTTATCTTACAATTTCCGAGAAGAGGAGGTCATTGACACGGAATtaatcaataaaaaat CTTTAGTGAAAGAATTGAGTCACGCGGTTGATGTGTTGGTGAATTACTTTAACAATGGCGGCGCTAATAAAGAGAAG TTGGGAAGATCGTCTGATTCTCCAGATGTTGGAATACTCGTTCTAAAACACCTCTGTCCGGCCGTTTTTAACCTGATTAGCGACGGGTTGAAACCGAAAATTCACAGTTTTTTCGGCCAGTTTAAAAACAGCGTCTGGAAACTGATAGAGGAATCTATTGATAGCG GTCCCTCTGCTCGACGATTGAGCGATATCATACAGGAAGTGAAACATCAAATTTACCTGGGAAATACTCTGTCAAAATTCAACGCTTTTATATTCGGTTTATTGAA CGCGAAAACTTTGCCTTATTGGATGAAAATGGTTCACAATCAGGACCGATTGTTGCGTAAACATTTCTACGGCGACGCCTTCATGATCCTAACGAACAACAGGGGGCAGCACTTGTTCGACGAAGTGATGCAGATCGTAAAACCTCTCGTTTCGCTTCCGTTTCAAATCGAATGTAACTTCGAATATAAACTCGTACGTAACGCGTCGCTAAGCAACAAAGCGTCGGAGGAGGACGACTCCGACTCGGAGGAGGGGCAAGGCGTGAAACTGCGGCCGCATCGCTCGGAGGCCGAGTGTCGCATGCAAAACGAGGGGGTCGAACAAATCGATCGCCATAACGACATAATGCGTTACGTGCAACACGCGAGAGAATGGATCGAAAATGGAACGCAATTATCACAGTCGGCCATGGATTACCTCGGTCAAAAACTACAACAAGAATACGCCCCTCATTCCGTCGCTAGGCAACCGAGTAACAATCGATGGTCGTTACCGCCGATAGAAACGGTTTATTCGCTGGCGAACTTCTTCTCCAAGTCTTCCTCGGCGTCGCCTAGCAACGTGTCGGCTCCGATGGGTGGTGGGAATATGGAGGGTTTGGCGATGTATCTCGCGGCGATCGGACAGAACAGCGATATATTCCCTCAGAATAACGATTACAGTAAACTATCTAATAATACGAACACCGGCGGAGAAAACGTGGAGAAAATCGTCAAGAATAATCAGATATTAAACAGCGAACTTTACGGTAGCGACTCGTCGTCGACGCCGGTTGCCGAGGACTTCGATACTAACACGTGGTTAGTGAAACTAGCGCGCCACCTAGCGGAGCACGATAAAACCGTTTATAAAGAGGGCGTTACCGAGTATCGTTTCGATAACAACGCAACAGCCGCCGCAGCGACGACGGGGAAAACCCCGAGCCTCGGAGCTAAAACGCTGTCGCAACCGAACATTTCATCGACGCTGCCACCTGGTGAGAGATTGTCGGATCAGAAACGTTGGAGCATcggagaaaatttgataaacgTATTCGACAAATTGTTGTTagatcagcagcagcagccgacGACGACGGTGACGACACCTGGTGGTGAAACGGAGAAACAGACGACGTCTGCCGGTAATAAGTTACGCTCTATTCCGAGAATGGACGAATCAATCTCGGCTCCGAAACG TTACGTTCAGAGTTTATGCTACCACGTTGCCGGGGTAACCGAACAACTTAGCTTCAATAAGAACGATATAATGTTAGTGCTTAAGGAACTGGAAGATGATTGGCTGTTTTGTTGCTATGGTAATAAAACCGGTCTGGTACACCGTGCGAGCGTGAAGGATATCACCGAGACAACCGCCGTTAATATACTACACAAGCAATCAGTCGACATAGCTACAGTTGCCGCTAGCAACGATCAACAGACCGGTGGTACGGAAGCGTCGTTGCTAAGGGAATTAGACGGCGGCCAATCAGAGGAAGACGTTATGTGTGAAATAATCGTTTAA
- the LOC141913877 gene encoding zinc finger protein 280A-like, whose protein sequence is MQTHIEKVHQSNSCVLVCRICEKDHTTHRTLSAHMRTVHKPCEMPYVCQLCSFRSSLYDDIIDHFNKKHDKTRHVLCFYCLKVFKVSLSSRHGWGLTQSFYQHLQ, encoded by the exons ATGCAAACTCACATCGAAAAG GTCCATCAGAGTAATAGTTGTGTACTCGTTTGTCGTATTTGCGAGAAAGATCACACGACTCATCGAACGTTATCGGCTCACATGAGAACCGTTCATAAACCGTGTGAAATGCCATACGTCTGCCAACTGTGTTCATTCAGGTCATCGCTTTACGACGATATCATCGACCATTTCAACAAG AAACATGATAAAACCCGACATGTTTTATGTTTCTATTGTTTGAAAGTGTTTAAAGTTTCTCTGTCGTCGCGTCACGGCTGgggtttaactcagagtttcTATCAACATTTACAATGA